The segment ATACCAATTCACCATGATCAGCAAAGAATGATGGGGACACGTCGTTGTATTTGGAGTTGATAGGTTCTCCCATATTGACTATTTCATAATCGCTGGATTTGAGATAGAACTCCTGTGCTTTGCGTGCTTCTGCCAGTCTGACTTTAGTCTCCTTTTCTATTTCATTGGTTTTGTAAATGTCCAAATCTAAGAATGCCTGAAAGTGCTTTTGAGCTTCTTCAAACTCATATCTGTTGTGATAGATTCGCCCCAACCAATAATTGTAAAACTTATCGGTTCTACCTTCGTTGGCTTCATATTCTTTGAGTGAATCTAGCGTAGAGTCCCTGCCGCCAGTCAATTGATATGCCACGTATTTGTGGTATTGGACGTAGTGATTTTTTGGGTAATTATCCAAAATGACATTGTACAGCTCCAATGCTTTTTTGAAATCTTCTTGAAAAAAGTAGTAATCTGCTTGCTCAATCAGTTTCTTCTTGCTGATTCGTTGGTCTGTTTTACTTTCTTGCGCGTAGGCCAGATTTCCAATCAATAACAGAAAAAAAATATAATATTTCATCATTCAAATAACTGGTATGGGTGTCGTTATTACGGGTTCACTTATACAGATGTTATCATGCGGTGGAGTGAAAATAATGATAAACACGAAAATTAGCATCATTATTAAACGTGTAAATTTAATAATGATGCTTAACATACTGTATTACAGTTGTTTAAGATTCTTTAGTAAGGAGAATATATTCGTCAAATGTACAGAGTTTGTCTGCATATGATTTGCCGTCCTTCAGATCAATAATACGCGTGGCTACCGTTTGGACAAACTCATGGTCATGTGAGGTGAACAGCACAGTCCCTGGAAAATCTCTGAGCGCATTGTTGAGGGCTTGAATCGATTCTAGGTCTAGGTGGTTGGTTGGTTCATCCAAGATCAAGACATTACCCTCCTTCAACATCATTTTGGAAAGCATGCATCTCACTTTTTCCCCTCCAGACAAAACACTGCATTTTTTAAAGGTCTCTTCCCCAGAAAAGAGCATTTTGCCCAAGAATCCGCGGATGAATACCTCGTCCTTCTCTCCGTCAGAGTATTGTCTCAACCAGTCGATTAGGTTTTCATCTGATTTGAAAAACTCCTCATTGTCATTAGGTAGGTATGAGACTGTGATCGTCTGACCAAAACTGAATGTGCCAGCGTCTGCAGTGGATTCTTCCATCAGTACTTTAAACAAGTTGGTAATCGACATGCTGTCGTCCGCCAAGAAAGCAATTTTGTCACCTTTGTTGACAAAGAAATCTAGGTCTGAGAATAATACTTTGTCTCCAAGTTTTTTAGAGAGTGATTTCACCTCTAGAATTTGATCTCCCGCTTTTCTGCTTTGGTTGAATATGACTGCTGGATATCGCCTAGATGAGGGTTGAATGTCATCAATGTTGATTTTGTCAAGCAGTTTTCTTCGGGATGTGGCTTGTTTGGATTTGGATGCATTGGCACTAAACCTTGCAATGAAGTCCTGCAATTCTTTCTTTTTCTCTTCTGCCTTTTTGTTCAACGAACTTCTCTGATTCAAAGCAAGCTGACTAGATTGGTACCAGAATGAATAGTTGCCTGTGAAGATTTTGATGGCACTAAAGTCAATGTCCGCAATGTGGGTACACACAGTATCCAAAAAGTGTCTATCGTGAGACACTACGATGACTGTATTCTTAAAATCAAGTAAGAAATCTTCCAACCACGAAACTGTATGTATATCTAGGTCATTGGTAGGCTCATCGAGAATCAATAGGTCAGGATTGCCAAATAGTGCTTGAGCCAACAGCACTCGTACTTTTTGGCTACCATTTAGGTCTTTTAGCAGATTGTAGTGTTCGTCCTCTTTGATACCAAGACCACTCAATAGGCTCGCTGCATCTGGCTCGGCATTCCAACCGTCCATTTCAGCAAATTTCTCTTCTAACTCTGAGGTTCTGATTCCGTCTGCTTCGCTAAAATCCGCTTTGGCATAGAGCGCGTCTTTTTCTTGCATGATCGCCCACAACTCGGTGTGTCCTCTCATGACAGTATTGATGACGGTCTCTTCATCAAATTCAAAGTGATTTTGACGCAAGACAGCCATCCTCTTGCCTGAATCCATGGTCACGTTGCCCGTATTGGGCTGAATATCACCTGATAGAATTTTAAGAAAAGTAGATTTTCCGGCTCCATTTGCTCCGATGACACCATAGCAGTTGCCTTCGGTAAATTTGATATTTACTTCGTCAAAAAGTATTCGCTTTCCATATTGCAAGGAGACGTTATTCGCTGAAATCATATGCCTGTTTTTTTGAAGGCACAAAGATAGATTATTTGTTAGGCAATAGGAAAAATCCGCTAGGTTCACTTCCAATTTTATTCCCTTTAGCTCCTGAATTGTATGATTCTGAATTAAGTTTGATCAATGAAGCCGTACTTATTCTTTTTGCTAGTCGCGTGGGGGATTCTTTTTTCCAGTGCCGAATTGCAAGCTCAAGATGAACAACAAAGTCTTTCGGAAACCATCTCATGGTTGGAGAGGAAGATCAATATCAGCTATTACAACGCACAGACTCAGGAGTGGTGGAGCAATCGTTTTTTCTATAATACCGAGATGGGTTTGGTCAATATCAAGAATACCTCGTCGGATGGCCCTTCTTTCCTGACTAGAAATACCTACTATGATCGCAAGGTATTGCTGTCAGACTTGGATGCGAGTAGCATCAAGGTGCATGACATCAATGAGGATCAAGGCAGAATTGTGTTTGGTCAGGTCGTACAAGTCAATGTGATAGGAAACCAAAAGAAGATAAAGCGTACCAAAAATGGCGTGGCTTCCTTCAACGAATTTTTCCTGCAAATCCCTGTTCCGCATGCCTACGACAGTTTGAGGTTGACTGCTGATTCCATCAAGACGAAATTGACTCTGGCTATAGAGCTCTCATCCAAAATCAAACCTACGAACGATGAACAGCAAAATGCTAAGACGATTCTATCTACCTTGCATGGACAGTTCAAAGGAGATGATAAGACTGTAATGAGTTTTACCAAAATAGAAGGGAACCACTCTGAAGTAGAGCATACAAATGAGCAAAACTATATCAGAAAAGGTCTCATCGGTTTTGATGAAGTAAACAACCATTTCTACTTGTGGTCTATCAATCGTGGACAGAGAGAGCGTCTGACCTTGGAAGTGAAATCAGGTGATAAAGTATCTATTGAGAGTATCGATCCACCTTACGCTATTATCTTATATGGTGTCAATCATATAGCAGTGAGAGAAAATGGTCAAGAAATAGAATTCTACCGGATGGGGGATTGACCCCATGTTAAGACAACAGAGATTGCATAAGGGATAAAAAACTTTGCTCTTCATGGATCCACATCGCGGCATCACAGGTTTTTCTTTCTTTTGATTTAAACTCCTGCACTTGTATCAATACATCATTCAGTGCTACTTCATTTTTCGATTTGAAATCAATCACGGCTCCCTTGGCATGTTCTTCAATGAATGTTTCCCAATGTGTGTCTTTTTCATAGAGCATGGGTAGACCTTGTGCAGCGTACTCATAGACTTTGGTGGGCATGCACCGCTGGTTGCTTGGGTTGAGCTGATAGCAGATTAGACCAATATCTGCCGTGACTATGGCTTGTTCTATTACTGTATATGGAAGGGGAGTCTGTGAGATATTTAGTCTCAGCCAAGGTGCTTCCATCTTGTTCAACCTGTTGTAGAGTGCTGGCACTGGACAATGCCCCGTCACAAGTAATTCAAAGTCACCCATGGTCTGCAAGCTTTTCGTCAATTCTAGTGCCTTGTCTATACCAGTATTTTGAGTAATCGTGCCACTGAATAGCAGTGTAGTAGTATTAGTTTTGTTTGCGGAGCGAGGGTAGATTTTGGACAAAGGCAGTGCTTTGTTTTCTATCAGTATTGATCGAGATTGAACAAAAGACAATTCTTCTTGGTAGCACTTTTCAGCTAGGAAAAAGTGATCAAAAAATGGAGCAAGCAGTCTTTCCTTGCACCTGATCATGATAGCCATGAGGTGCCGGAGTATAGGAGGGTAAACCTGCTGATACCATAGATTGTAGTAGTAGTTTTCCTGAATATCGTACACGATTCTCGTGCCAAATAAAATTTGGTTTATAATCGTAACTATCAGTAATTCATGACTGTTAACTATGATTAGTTTAGGCTTTAGTTTAATCAATGATCGCAGGATAATAAGTGGGATAAAAAAGCGTATCAAACCAAGTCGGCGAAAGGTTCTTTGAGGATGAAAAAAGATATTGCACTCATCTGTGAGTGTGCTTTTGCTGGGATAGCCAAATAGGTGTATTTCACAGCCAGTCATTGAGCTAAGCGATCGTGCCATCTTGCGATAAGAACGAATGTCGTCTACAGGTTTGAGTAGGGAAATGAAAGCAATTTTTTCCTTCGGCATGAAATCAAATGTATGTAATATTGCGGAGATTTTACCCACCAATGATACTTAGTCATTTTTAAATTTTAATACTACAAATAAGATGGAAGACATCAAGAAATTAGTCGAAGAAACTTGGGAAGACAGATCGAAATTGACTCAACCAGAGGTCATCAAAGCGATCGAATATGTAATCGAAGAACTAGACAAAGGTCGCTTGAGAACTGCTGAACCAACTGCTGATGGTTGGAAGGTAAATGACTGGGTGAAGAAAGCTGTGATCATGTATTTCCCATTGAGAAAAATGGAGAAAATAGAAGTCGGCCCATTTGAGTTTCACGACAAGATGGCTTTGAAAAAAGACTATGACAAACTAGGTGTAAGGGTAGTGCCTCACGCTGTGGCTAGATATGGAGCTTACATTTCTGCAGGCACTATTTTGATGCCTTCTTATGTCAATATAGGTGCGTATGTAGACGAAGGCACGATGGTTGATACATGGGCGACTGTTGGTAGCTGTGCGCAGATCGGTAAGAACGTGCACTTGAGCGGTGGAGTAGGAATTGGTGGAGTACTAGAGCCTGTGCAGGCTTCTCCAGTGATTATAGAGGATGATGCTTTCATTGGGTCGAGATGTATTGTGGTAGAAGGAGTGAGGGTAGGTAGAGAGGCTGTACTAGGTGCAGGTGTGACATTGACCATGAGTTCTAAGATCATTGACGTGACGGGTGACAAGCCTGTTGAGTACAAAGGAGTCGTGCCTCCACGCTCTGTTGTGATTCCAGGGTCTTATGCTAAAAAATTCCCTGCAGGTGAATACAACGTTCCCTGTGCAATCATCATTGGTACTAGAAAAGAAAGCACCGACAAGAAGACTTCTCTGAACGATGCGTTGAGAGAAAACAATGTCGCTGTATAAACATATATCATGAAGCAATTTTTAAGTATCCTATTATCTCTCTCTTGTCTAGTTAGTTATGCTGCCGAAACAGTGAAATTCAAAGCAGCAGACGGAGTGGAAATAGTAGCGGATTTGCATCTGTCTCATCCCAAATCTGCTCCGATAATCGTGTTCTTTCATCAGGCAGGATGGAGTAGAGGAGAGTACTTAGAAATTGCTCCTACACTCAATCGGTTGGGTTACAATTGTCTAGCCGTAGATTTGCGATCAGGCAATTTGGTCAATGGCATTCGCAACGAAACCAATCAAAACGCCAGAGCCATGATGCGTGAAACCAAATATTCTGATGCCTATCAGGATATAGAAGCTGCCGCAACTTATGCTCAAACTCAAACAACCAACAAAGTGATCATCTGGGGTAGTAGCTATTCTGCAGCATTGGTGTTGAAATATGCGGGAGATTACCCAAGTGCAGTACAAGCCGTATTGGCTTTTTCTCCAGGAGAGTATTTTCAAATCACAGGGCAAGCCTGAAGATTGGATTGCCCAAAGTGCTGCCAACATAGCGTGTCCTGTTTTCATCACTTCTGCTCAGAGTGAAAAGCCAAATTGGGAGAAGATTTATGATGTAATCTCAGTGGCAAACAAGCAATTCTATCTACCAGAAGAAACCTCTGGTAATCATGGATCAAGCGCGCTCTGGGTAAGAAATAATGATCACGAAGGATATTGGACTGCTGTGGTAGAATTTCTCAAGTCCTTGGAGAGTAAGTAAATCAAACACCTGCTTGTCCTTGCTTTGAAAGGGTACATTGGCTATCTCTCAGTGTATAATCAATCGTTTTCAGAGCTGCGAGGTAAGGATTTGGGTATCTAGCCATGAGCTAAACGCTTTAATATCTTCTTTCCACGAGATTGAATCCCGCCACTACCATTTGGAATCATGTCTTCAACAATGATTCTCAATTCGTTTTTCAGATCAGGATAGATATCACAGAGATTGGCCAATACGGACATCGCAAAGACTTGAATGGCAATAGCTGTTTGTCGATTGGTGAGGTAGTCGAAACAATGTTGTACCAGTTGACCATGATGGCTTTCGGGTGTCTCTTGATCTTGCAGCATACGGAGTACATTTCGTTTGACAGCATCGATCGGATTTTTGTCCAACTGGTCGATGCAGCGTGTGATATAGGGGTGAATAGAACCAGGGTAGTGATCCACAAGACAGGTGATCGTCATGGCGGCATTTTGACATAGGCGGTGGTCATCTCCCAAGAAGATATCGATCAAAGTATCAAGACGACTAGGGTCAGTCATCACAAAAGCAGCCACTTCTAGGGACTTTTGTTTACTAACCGGGCCAGATAGTCTGCTGATCAACTCGTTCATCATTCATCAATCTATCTCCAACACTTCCAAGATATCTGCCAGCTCATCATAATCTTTGAATCCTGGTTTTTCTTCGTGACTGCCTAGTAGTCCAATCCCGTAATATGCTGCAGTATCTACAATCTCCCCGATATTATCGGGTGTCAAATCATAGCCTCGTAGGATTTTGATTGATCCGATTTGAGACTTGATATGATCATAGTCTGACTCAGACTCTACCAAAACGAATTTTACTTGAGGGGAGAGTTGATCCAAGAGTCCGGTCTGATCGATATGGCTTTCAGTCAATCTGAATATCACTTTGTAGGACAACTCAGTGAGTTGGTTGGCAACTGCCACTGTATCTACCTGAATGTAGGCTGGATTTTCTGAATCATGTACTGCGTCGATCTGATCCAAAGCCATGCTGCCATACTCCATGACAAAATCAACACCTGCTACCCAACCCATGATTTCATGAGCAGTAGTAGTATCGATGGCATCTTCTTGGTTGCTATCAAGGTTGAACCCAATCATATTCACCCCAAATCCTGCACAATACCGAGCATCACTGAGATTGGACACGTTACCCACCTTTACAAAAGTTTTTAAATTCATATCAATACTGACAATTGGTCAATCAAATAATTTTATACAAAACAAAACCATTCGCTTGAACTATGGCGTAAAATTGCCATGTAATTAATGAAAATATCAACAAGGTTTTTTTAAATAGAATAGAAATGGAAGTAATAGAAATCACAGATCAAGAATTGGATGCACAATTGGCAGCTCATCCTAAAGCCATCATCAAGTACTATGCAGATTGGTGTGGTGCCTGCAAGCTGTTCAATCCTAAGTTCAAGAGATTGGCCAATGACGAGCGCTTCTCAGACGTGGTGTTTTTGAACGTCAATGCAGAAAACAATCCAGAAGCCAGAGGCAAAGCAGGTGTATCTAATCTGCCATCATTCGCTATCGTAGAAGGCGGACAATTCAAAGAAACCATCTTCACCAGCAAAGAAGAAATAGTCGTAGAGCTGCTGGGGAAGTTGAACTAAGACCATCATTCCGCAGTAAAAAGGAGGTTGTTCGGAGCAACCTCCTTCTTCTTTATTATGTTTGTTATATAATTAATATTATGTTAAATAGAATAAATCATGATCCTGTCCTCTTATCATATTCTACTATCTACTGTTGGCTTCTGTTGATGACAGCTTCTGCCAATTGCATATCGGTGGCAAAGACTACCCCGCTTTGGTTCATGAATGTGGTGATTGGATTGTTGAGGTGCAATACCTGACCATCGGTATCACTCAGGTGTAAACCGAGTTCGCCAAAGACACAGGCAGTAGCTGCATAGTCCCAAATGCTGCCGCCACCAGCTTGTACTTTGGGCAATTTGAAATACAAAGCATAGTTGTGAGACGCTACACGACAAGCTTGCAGCGCAGCGCCAGCACCAGCTATGAATCTGATTTCATGTAGAGCGTGTTGGTCTTGGTAGATTTTTAGACCTTGTAAAATAGAATCCATTTCCGCATGTTGCATCATGCCTCGATCCAGCATACACCACAGTACATTAGAATCTGATGTATCATCATCTGTGGTCAGTAAATCGCTCTGTACACCTTGCCCTCTGATTGCTATGACTCGTCTATCCGTCACTGGATCATGAATCACACCAATCATACTTACACCGTCGCGATTCACCAAGGCAATACTCACAGCATAACCCGGTCTTTGCTGGGTGAAAGCAAGTGTGCCATCCAAGGGATCTATGCACCAGAAATATGCTTTGCTTAGCCGCGAACCATCGTCTGGTAGTTCCTCAGTGAGCAAACCCAGATCATATCTCTGCATACTCTCATTCAGGTGTTGCAAAATGATGTTTTGACATTGTAGATCTACCCACGTGACAACCGCAGCTGCATGGCTGTTCATGCCTGCTTTGTGCGTCACAGCTATCTGTTCGGCGCTGTGTCTGCGTATAAAATCCGCTGCCTCTTGTGCTGCCCTTGCTGCGATTTGTGTGAGATGATTTAATTGTTCGGGATTCAAAATCTAAAGTCTAAAACCTAATATCTAAAGTTTAAAATCTAACGTCGAATGTCTGCCATCACTTCGTTTACCATCCGCTGGCTGTAGCGGTGCATTTTGTAGTGTCCTGGACTCCATCCATCCAAAAAGCGATAAAAATCCGCCCAAGCATACTTGTATAGTTCAGACCATTCATGGATCAATCCTTCTGGATTTAGAGTGATTTCGTACCGTTCGAAAGCTGATCTAAGTATTGAAAAATAATAGTTCAAGAGTTCATGTTCTAATATTTCACACTCCGATTCATCCAAGCAACTGCTTAGCAGGTATGCGACATCTTTCATTCCACATCCCCGACCGACATATTGAAAATCCACTGCCGCTACTGCTGTGTGCTGTGATGCAAAACAGAAGTTAGCGAGCTTGGCATCTCCATGCACGAGCGTCTGGTATATTGCGTTTTTGAGTTTTGTGTCGATGGTTTTTGCGGCATTTTTCAGATGTTGGTTTTGCATTGCCAACCATTCATCTGGCCTGGTATCTAGGTGCCAATATGTGCCGATCGACCATAGTTCGCTCGCTGTAGTATCCATGAATTTCGCATGAAAATGTGCCAGCCAACTCAGGCAGCTTTTGATCTCATCGAGCGTAACAGAAGACTTGCGCACAGGAAAACCAGCTGTATCGAGATCTTCCAAAATCATGAGCATCTCCCCCTCTTGTTGCCAGTTGTATATGCCCGTGGGTATGCGGCAAGATGTATCACAGTGCTGAGCCAACCCTGCATACCAATTCATCTCTACTTCATAAGATTTCAACTTTCGTTGGTGAGAGATATCTGTATTCCAGCCCCGAGGGTGTTGGAGCTGGTTTGGCAACTGCACATGTTTGACTACCACGGAGGTGAGCTTCCCTCCTGCCAATTCACAACGGATGATCTCTCCATAGCCACTCCACAAAGATTGTATTCGGCTACTTCGGATCACGGATTGCGCTCCTGTGGATGAGCGTATTTTTTGGATGATTTCAGTGTTCAACAAGGTCGTTGACGGTTTTTGATCGAGGAGCAATTTATAAAATGATGTAGAACCCCTACCCGTTTGCACGGTTTTAATTCATTTGATCAATTATAGTTTTTGTCTATGACCTTAAGAGCAAAGTATCCATTCTTATGTTTGATATAATTTATTAACTACTTTAAAATAAGTAAGTTATGATACTTTATTAAAGTAAAATGTAATTATGGAACATTTGAAATGTTTGGTAAATGGAAGCTTCAGGATGAGAATTTCCTGCTTTATTCAAAGTATTAACTGTATTCTCAATTTTCACGATAAACCTAGATTGATGGACGGAATTTTAATGTATTGGATTTAGTTCGTCGTGTTCTTGTATCTGATCCAAACATGTTTGTTGCCGATAGAACATAAAAAAGGCTACCGTCACTGGTAGCCTTCACTCACTTGTTTATTCGGTAACCTGATATTTATTTTCTTGTCAACCTTGTGCTCACTTCATTTTCGAGCTGGATGCTTGTCTGGATGAGTTTGCTTGATTCAGCATTTAGTCTTTCGATCAATCTCATCATGTCTTCTATTTGGTTCAATTGCTGTACTCTTTTCATAGCTGTATGTGTTTATTTTTTATGTCTTTGTTTTAATCTCATGGCAAACATAAAACATAAACTTTATATATAAGTACTAATTAATAAAGTTTTTTAAAATATTTTTAAAAATAACTACATGTATTGGTGTTAATACATGTAGTTAGTGCTGGTTTTGATCTAGATTTTCTTAAAAATGTTGTTGGTACCTCGTGAGGCAGTTGGTTTAAAATACCTCTCAGAACGGTCTCTAAGGCAAATTTTATCTGGGACGCATGGTGTCAATGTGTGTCAGTTAGTTCTGTGCTAGGCTACAGTTTTTTTGGTAGGTTCAGCACAAAGAAAAAATGGTTGAGAAGGAATAATTTAGATAGGATGGATTGTCTTCTGACACCCTATTTTTGATTGAAAATGAAATCTGCACTAAAATCAACAAAAATGTAAGTGTCTATAAATAAAGTGATTAGCCCCTCTCCCTGTCTCCCCTAGTGTTTATTTTCTAGGAGTTTTATGTCTAAAATCTTGGGAATTGGATGAATAGGTAAGTGTCTACTGGAGGCTATCCCAATCCTGTCTAGTATCGGTATCTATCGAGCCATGCTGGAATGGTATGGTCACTCTAGTTCCTGGGATTTTCGCTAGCCAGATTTTTTAACCTCTTTGTTAGACTTCTATATAGGTTCGCGCAATGGGTATCGGTCTGGAGAGTTGCTGAATCACGGTTAGATTGTAGTGACAATTGTGTAGCATCAATACGGATGTTGAATAACGGTAGAATAATAAGGTTTAGTGTATTCACTCGTGCGGGTTCAATAGCAGGATGTCAATTGTGTATCAAACAAAATGAATGTAAGTTATTTTGAATTAAACAGTATTATATGCTTAAATATTAGACAGTTATGTGTTTGTAAATTGAGCTGCAACACAACGACTGGTTGTCATTCATGCCGTTTTGTAGGTTGTCTCCTTTGAAAGAGGCTGAACGAAATCATGAACATAAAATCTGTATGCATATTTAAATTATTAAATTAAATATTGTATGTTAAAATACTGTAATTCAATAGTTTAAATATAATGGTTCTGGCTATTCTGTTTATCTTATAGGTGGATTTTACATGCAAAATGTAATTATGCCCCTTTTACATCTTGCAGTCAATGCTCGATGAGAATAGCTATGTTGGAACTAGTTATTCTTTTTGAACATTTTTTTCAACTTCTTGAAAACGCCTGTGTTATCCTCTTCTTGTTCATCTTCTCCTTCCAGTTCTTCCTCGTTTTTCTTGTCAAAAAGTTCTTCTTTGGGTTTGTCCTCTTGGTTGAATAATCCTTTGAAAAAGCCTTCTTCTTTGATTCCTTCACAGTCCAAATCTTCTTGCACTTCATCACTTGGCTCATCAAACTGTGCTCTGGTGAGCTTGTTAAAATCTGAATCGGCTACCATCTTTTGATAAAACAACCCAAACAAAGGCAAAGCTGAATTGGCACCTTGGCCGTATTGAGTATCCTTGAAATGCAACCTGGAGTCATCACATCCTACCCAACTCACTGTCAATAGGTCTGGAGACATCCCGACAAACCAACCATCTCTGTTGGATTGCGTGGTACCTGTTTTGCCAGCGATGTCTTGCGTTAGGTTGTATTTCCATCTCAGGCGACTGCCAGTGCCTCCACTTTGGGTGACCGCTTGTAGTAATTGTTGCATTACCTCATAGGTGTATTCACTGATCACTTTTAGCAGTTGCTCGGGAGTTTCTCGCTCATAAACTACCATTCCATCTGCATCTACGATGGATTCAATCATGTAAGGCTCGGTACTGTACCCATTGTTTAGAAAGATACTATAGGCTTGTGCCAACTCTATGACGCTGAGTTCTGCCGTACCCAGTGCCAATGACGGGACTTTGGGAAGGCTGCTTTTGATCCCTGCATTTTTGGCTAGGTCTATGACATTGCCTACCCCTGCTTTTTCCATCAACTTTACCGCTATCGTATTGATAGATTGAGTCAATGCTGCTTGCATGGATATGTATTTGTCATCATACTCTGTAGTACTATTGCTTGGCGTCCAATTGTCAAAATTGGTGTAAGTAATCGTTTTGCCTGAAATGTGGTCACAGGGAGCCACTCCGCGCTCCAAGGCAGCTGCATAGACAAAGGGTTTGAAGGTAGACCCTACTTGTCTCTTGCTTTGATTGATGTGGTCGTATTTATAATGTTCATGATCAATACCTCCAATCCATGATTTGATCGCTCCGGTTTTTGGATCCATGGCTAGAAATCCAGCACTTAGTAGTTTGGCATAGTGCAAAAGACTGTCTTTGGTGCTGGCTTGCACCAAGTCTTCGGAATCTTTCCAGTCAAACCAAGACATACTTCGTTTTTCGTTCAGCTTGTTGATGGCTTCCTCTTTGCTCATGCCATTATTGATCAGTTCTTTATAGGCATTACTTTCTAGGATCAAAGCTTGGATGAATGCTTTGTCCTTGAGCCAAGGAGCTTGATTGCCCCAATTGTTTTCAAAGCTTTTTTGGATACTTGGCATGTGTTGTTTGAGTGCAGCTTCTGCTTTGCGCTGCATGCGCAAATCCAGTGTGGTATAGATTTTTAACCCATCTGTGTATAGGTTGTACTGAGACTCATCTTCCTTATTCGCTGAGGCAAGCATTTGCTTGGCAAGCAACCGGACTTGCTCCAAAAAGTATGGCGCGGTGTCTTCTGAGGTATGTCCTTTGTCGTAGTTGAGTTCAGTGATGTGCTCTTTGATTTGATCGTATTCGCTTTCCTCTAGGTAATCATATTTCACCATCTGAGACAAGACCACATTTCTCCTCTTCAGAGATGCTTCTGGATGCAAGCGTGGATTGTAGGTGTAGGTTGCTTTCAGCGAACCGATGAGTGAGGCAGACTCTTCCAAAGTCAAATCATTGACTTTCTTGTTGTAAAATTTCCTAGATGCGGTTTCGATTCCAAAAGCATTGTCCGGGAATGAAACCGTGTTGAGGTAAAGTGTGACAATCTCTTCTTTGCTGTAGATTTTTTCGAGTCGGGTAGCTGTTATTCCTTCTTTGATTTTGGCTATGGCTAGTCCTAGCTTGCTTAGATTTTCTCTAGGGAAGAGATTCTTAGCCAATTGTTGAGAGATCGTGCTGCCTCCACCAGCAGATCGATTGCCCATGATCAGGGTTTTGATCAATACACGCAACATGCTGCGGTAATCTACCCCGCCATGATCATAAAATCTGGCATCTTCCGTGGCTACCAGTGCTTGTACAAGATGGTCTGGCAAATCATCAAAGTCCACGGAGGTACGATCAAAAAGATAGAATTTGCCAATG is part of the Reichenbachiella agarivorans genome and harbors:
- a CDS encoding oxidoreductase family protein, whose translation is MQTGRGSTSFYKLLLDQKPSTTLLNTEIIQKIRSSTGAQSVIRSSRIQSLWSGYGEIIRCELAGGKLTSVVVKHVQLPNQLQHPRGWNTDISHQRKLKSYEVEMNWYAGLAQHCDTSCRIPTGIYNWQQEGEMLMILEDLDTAGFPVRKSSVTLDEIKSCLSWLAHFHAKFMDTTASELWSIGTYWHLDTRPDEWLAMQNQHLKNAAKTIDTKLKNAIYQTLVHGDAKLANFCFASQHTAVAAVDFQYVGRGCGMKDVAYLLSSCLDESECEILEHELLNYYFSILRSAFERYEITLNPEGLIHEWSELYKYAWADFYRFLDGWSPGHYKMHRYSQRMVNEVMADIRR
- a CDS encoding transglycosylase domain-containing protein; the protein is MAKKKQDRDFKSVLLAIAIRLVAIVLVIIVLFLGSVYVGMWGALPNRQTLENISNSQSTIVYDSQHEIIGKFYLFDRTSVDFDDLPDHLVQALVATEDARFYDHGGVDYRSMLRVLIKTLIMGNRSAGGGSTISQQLAKNLFPRENLSKLGLAIAKIKEGITATRLEKIYSKEEIVTLYLNTVSFPDNAFGIETASRKFYNKKVNDLTLEESASLIGSLKATYTYNPRLHPEASLKRRNVVLSQMVKYDYLEESEYDQIKEHITELNYDKGHTSEDTAPYFLEQVRLLAKQMLASANKEDESQYNLYTDGLKIYTTLDLRMQRKAEAALKQHMPSIQKSFENNWGNQAPWLKDKAFIQALILESNAYKELINNGMSKEEAINKLNEKRSMSWFDWKDSEDLVQASTKDSLLHYAKLLSAGFLAMDPKTGAIKSWIGGIDHEHYKYDHINQSKRQVGSTFKPFVYAAALERGVAPCDHISGKTITYTNFDNWTPSNSTTEYDDKYISMQAALTQSINTIAVKLMEKAGVGNVIDLAKNAGIKSSLPKVPSLALGTAELSVIELAQAYSIFLNNGYSTEPYMIESIVDADGMVVYERETPEQLLKVISEYTYEVMQQLLQAVTQSGGTGSRLRWKYNLTQDIAGKTGTTQSNRDGWFVGMSPDLLTVSWVGCDDSRLHFKDTQYGQGANSALPLFGLFYQKMVADSDFNKLTRAQFDEPSDEVQEDLDCEGIKEEGFFKGLFNQEDKPKEELFDKKNEEELEGEDEQEEDNTGVFKKLKKMFKKNN